The region CTGCCGGACATAGATATCCTGCAGGAATACTCGCCGCCCATAATAACCAAACTCTACGACAGGCACGGAATAGAATTCGCCGAATTCTATATCGAGCGGCGCGTCGTTACTCCCATCACGGAAATACCCGTGGACCTTCAGAACGCCATTCTGGCGATAGAGGATACGAGTTTTTTTCAGCACTGGGGGATCAATCCCAAGAGGATAGCCAGGGCCTTCATGGTGAATGTTGAAAGAGGCCGTATTTCACAGGGCGCCTCCACCATAACCCAGCAGCTTGCGAAAGTCATGTTCCTCACCCGCGACAGGACGATAGCGAGAAAAATAAAAGAGGTCTTCCTCGCGATACAGCTTGAGAAAAAATATTCCAAACAGGAAATACTGCAATACTATCTGAACCAGATATACTTCGGAGCCAGCGCCTACGGCGTTGAATCCGCGTCGAAAGTCTACTTCGATAAATCCGTCAGAAACCTGAACCTCGCCGAATGCGCCATGCTGGCGGGGCTTCCGAGGGCACCCAGCAGATACAGCCCCTTCAGCAATCTGAAAAGCGCTTACCAGCGGCGGCAGGTCGTGCTCAGGAGGATGATTGAAGAAAAAATGATCGATGACCGGCAGTATGTTGACGCTTCCGCCACGCCCATAACCATGCAGGTCATAGATGATAAAATTGAAACAGCCGCTTATTTTAAGGAATATGTGCGCCAATACCTTGAGGAAAAATACGGCTACAACGCCATATACAAAGCGGGACTCAAAGTTTACACCACCCTGGACTACGACATGCAGCTCATCGCCGAAGAGGAGCTGGAAAATCGTCTGACGGCCTTTGACGAAGAAAAAGCGAAACAGATCCGATACGGCAGAATGAAAGAAGAAGGCTTTGAGGTGACGAGCGAGATGATAAAAGACGATCTCGGCGCCGAGAAGGAAAAATTATCCATCTTTCCGTCCGTGCAGGGGGCGTTGCTGGCGATGGACCCGCGAAGCGGCGAAATACTGGCCATGGTCGGCGGCAGGGATTATGCCAAATCCCAGTTCAACCGCGCCGTTCAGGCACGGCGCCAGCCGGGTTCGGGCTTTAAGATCTTCACCTACACCGCCGCCTGCGACAACGGCTATACCGTCGTGAGCGAACTTGAGGACGCGCCCGTGGCGTATTTTCAGGAAGGCATTAAATGGAAACTCCTCTCGCGCACCACCGACCTTTCAGATCTGGATCCCCAATTCCTCATAAACATACCGCCTGATAAAATATGGATACCCTCCAACTACAGCGGTGAATACGAGGGAAAAACCCTGCTGGTGGATGCCATAACGCAATCCCAAAATCTTTGCGCTGTGGATCTCATTCAGCGCATAGGCCCGGATCTTGTCGTCAAATACGCCAGAAAAATGGGCGTGTCCGGAGAACTGCTGCCCATACCGTCGCTGACCCTGGGCGCCTGCGAGGTCACGCTGCCGGAACTTGTGGCGGCCTTCGGCATCATCGCCAATGAGGGCATAAAAGTAACGCCTTACGGGATCATCAAAATAACCGATGACTCCGGGAATCTGCTGGAAATAAACGGACCGAAACCTGAAAAATGCATATCCCCGCAAACAGCGTATATCATGAACTGGCTGCTTCAGAATGTCGCCGAGAACGGCACAGGGGCCGGCACCCGCTCGCTGAACCGCCCGCGCGGTGGTAAAACCGGCACCACGAACATGTTTACGGACGCCTGGTTTACGGGCTTCATTCCCGATGTCGTGTGCGGAATATGGACGGGCTATGACAACAACGCGAGCCTCGGCAGGAGAAAATCCGGAGCTGTGATG is a window of Candidatus Omnitrophota bacterium DNA encoding:
- a CDS encoding PBP1A family penicillin-binding protein, whose product is MKRYKIYIKAAAGLALGWLAAFAFVNFLTKGLPDIDILQEYSPPIITKLYDRHGIEFAEFYIERRVVTPITEIPVDLQNAILAIEDTSFFQHWGINPKRIARAFMVNVERGRISQGASTITQQLAKVMFLTRDRTIARKIKEVFLAIQLEKKYSKQEILQYYLNQIYFGASAYGVESASKVYFDKSVRNLNLAECAMLAGLPRAPSRYSPFSNLKSAYQRRQVVLRRMIEEKMIDDRQYVDASATPITMQVIDDKIETAAYFKEYVRQYLEEKYGYNAIYKAGLKVYTTLDYDMQLIAEEELENRLTAFDEEKAKQIRYGRMKEEGFEVTSEMIKDDLGAEKEKLSIFPSVQGALLAMDPRSGEILAMVGGRDYAKSQFNRAVQARRQPGSGFKIFTYTAACDNGYTVVSELEDAPVAYFQEGIKWKLLSRTTDLSDLDPQFLINIPPDKIWIPSNYSGEYEGKTLLVDAITQSQNLCAVDLIQRIGPDLVVKYARKMGVSGELLPIPSLTLGACEVTLPELVAAFGIIANEGIKVTPYGIIKITDDSGNLLEINGPKPEKCISPQTAYIMNWLLQNVAENGTGAGTRSLNRPRGGKTGTTNMFTDAWFTGFIPDVVCGIWTGYDNNASLGRRKSGAVMAVPVWTAFMKRITESRPISDFHPPAGINFVPINKNTGKRALPDNPDAILMPFITGTEPLRYN